A window of Schistocerca serialis cubense isolate TAMUIC-IGC-003099 chromosome 1, iqSchSeri2.2, whole genome shotgun sequence genomic DNA:
AAGAGTCTAATGCCATCCTGACAAACCAGAAGAATGGGTCCCTTACCACACACCATAAAGGCCAAAACATATGACATCTGTACAAGTGGCACCACAAATGGGACTGGCAGAGGTGCTACTGTCATTACCAACACTGTCAACAGCAAGTGGCAGCATGTGAATATTATAATTGCTCGAGGGTTCCTTGTTTCTAATATAGTTCTGTGTGTGTCTCTTTCCTTGCATAAATACACCATAGGTAGTATATTAGGAATTAAGATGGATTTTTGTTGGGAAAGTACAAGCAAGTTTAAATAGTAGATATGTGTAGACTTAATTAATTAAAAGTAGCATTGTCatgcaaatttttaaattttgaagttcTCCAGGAATCTATGCTAGTAGGTATTTGGTTTGATGTCCACAGAGTGAGAGTTGTCATGCAGAACTTTTTCTCTTCCTTTCTGTTTCTGTGCCATGTTCCTAATTCTATCAGTGATTTTATTCTCTAGTGAGGTAGTTTAAAGCCGTGATACAGTGCTGACGGGATTAAAAATATAACACCATATTACTGCCCCACAAAACAATGTTGTGAAGCACTTCAGTGTTGCATATTTCAGGCCAGTAAATCATTCCATAATCACCTTAAGATAGGCCcatttccattttttctgtaaATATAAAGTACATAATAAAACACTCTTGAGGTCTAAAGACTGTGCAATACTAGAAAGAAACAGATTTCCTTAAAACCAGATGGCTGGTAACAATATGGCAAGAGGATCATAGGGGTTCAGAAATCTTAATGTGATACTTTTAGTTAAAATGTAATCATGTAACAggatcaataaatttaatttttcacgTATACACAACACattctaatattttttttttttttagaataaatgATGTAAAAATAAGCTAGATGTCAATCGTAAGATACTCTGACAACATTTTATGTGCAGTGTAAATGGTAAGAACACACAGTTTTTCGTAATGCAGTAAAATGAGAAAGTATGTACTTGCTCTTAATTAAGCTGTTAAATCTTATATATACAGACTTCTTCCAATGGTTAATGTTGTGCATCTGCAGGAAAGTTACCCGTGTATAAATTTTCTCTCTCCTTGGAGGTAACATGTAAGAGCTTCTGTGCCCATGatcacaattcctgtgacattatcctATGGTCCCAGAAATTGTTGGCAGCATTCAAAATTTCACTTCCCTTCTCTTCATGTTGCCCACCTTTAAGATATGGTGGAGTGAACTCCCGATAAGCAATACACACCCTTCTTTCTGAAATGTCTTCACGTAAAACACAGTGTTCCCAACCATACCGTGCTGGACCATAAATCACCAAGAGAGATCGCCTTGGCATGGGTACACGAACTACACAATCTTCTTGTTCACAACAGTCTAGAGGACCAAGGACAACTGGACGATACTCAAATGCGCAGCACAAATTATATCGCTTAATATCACCCCTGTATTTTGTAAATGTCAACATACTGTCTGACAGAAGATTAACAGTAACAATACGCTCACCCCATATCCAGCAGTCATCAATATGAGGATCAATTGATGCACCACGTATTGGATCGTATTCCAAGGAGCACTGTTCAATTGTTTTATACCCTGATAATAATGGTACAGTCTCAAAACGCTCTTGCACAAACTTTGTGAATTCTGGGAAACCGTTAAACACACTCAACTGCAGACGCTTCTTCTTAAAATTACACTTTGGTCcaaaattctgtaaaataaaagtaaaatcagtataagtatgGAGCAACGAGCATCTTAtatctaaaaaataaataattctgatGAGTGACTAGGTATTTATTAGAGATAAAAGAGAATCTATTAGTTTATTAGTTTATACTAATTCAGTTTATACTAATTCAATGAAGAAAACTCAACAATACAATGCCACTATGAGACAATGTTTGGTATGTTATTATAAATATATTCCCTCAAACAGAACTTTGATAATCTGTATAAGCAGTTAATCACATAAGctattaatattaaatatttgtgGAACCACTGCACACATTAAACCTCTTAACAAGTGATAGTTTACAAAgagtgtgttttattgtttggttaacaTTCATAACTTTGTATATGACAAAATACGAAAGTAGTTATGATGCTTTGAGTAGAGTTACGTAAGTTTTAGTAGCCTTTGAGAAATCTTCAAACCATGAGTTTAGCGATATGACACCTTTTACAGTTAACTGAGAAACTGTTTTCAAAAAGAAATAAGAATGTCACTACACATCAGAAATTTCAACTTACTGACTACCAGAAGTGTACTTTGGACCCCAGCCTACACAAATAAAGACTACTTAACAGTTTCATGACAATGAGAAGATAGCCAGCCTACCATTATGAGAACACTGGCAGATTTATTGGCTGCTGTTGGTGTGAACAATACCTGATGTACTTTGTTGGCTTTGTCATAATATCACAGTGGCTGGTCATGCACCGTAGCTTTACAGCCCAAACATTCTTTATAGAATTGATCCCATTATGTAAATAGACAAGTCAATGAATAATACATTTTCAAACTGCAACCAGAATCAAGTCCAAGTCTGAAAGCAGGGTCTTCAAATGAAGTACAACTCAGCATTGTAAGTACGTTTATTATGAACACAAAAGTACATTCACAACAGATGGAGAGAAAAGCTATTAGCATGAAACATTATATTCCAGAATGCAAACactgcaaacataagaaattttgagaaccttCCAGAACTGAGAAACACTAAATGATAAGTAACTGTAGGGGGTCATATTTGAAATGGTGACCAGCAGCATGCCAGCGAGCAACATTAACTATACCACACTGCGTACAACAGTATGGCTCACGGAACTATATAAATGAGTGAAATGATTGGACAAATACTGTAGGATTAATGACATTGATGGAACCAGAGAATTATAGTTTAAATCAAATACATGTTTACTGAATAATATTCACAAGTGTGAATTGTGGCCTCACATAAACCATCGATTCAAATAAAATAATGTATGAAGCACATGCAGAAACACACTGGGCGAGGTTCATTTAACTGCATGTCAATTTACAaaaaaacagtaaacacacagtCAAAGTACAGTTTCCCGTTATCAATCACTATGTACATTAAAGTTTGTGATCCTGACTAACCACTGTGTGAAAAATGCAACAAGTCCCTCACGCATGAATATAAATATGAACTGTAGCAAATAATTACAATTCACATCTGCCTAaaatatcatgttgttgttgtggtcttcagtcctgagactggtttgatgcagctctccatgctattctatcctgtgcaagcttcttcatctcccagtacctactgcaacctacgtccttctgaatctgcttagtgtattcatctcttggtctccccctacgatttttaccttccacgctgccctccaatactaaattggtgatcccttgatgcctcagaacatgtcctaccaaccgatcccttcttctggtaaagttgtgccacaaacttctcttctccccaatcctattcaatacttcctcattagttatgtgatctacccatctaatcttcagcattcttctgtagcaccacattttgaaagcttctattctcttcttgtccaaactattttccgtccatgtttcacttccatacatggctacactccatacaaatactttcagaaatgacttcctgacacttaaatcaatactggatgttaacaaatttctcttcttcagaaacgctttccttgccattgccagtctacattttatatcctctctactttgaccatcatcagttattttgatccccaaatagcaaaactcctttactactttaagtgtctcacttcctaatctaataccctcagcatcacccgacttaattcgactacattccattatcctcgttttgcttttgttgatgttcatcttatatcctccattcaagacaccatccattccgttcaactgctcttcctagtcctttgctgtctctgacagaattacaatgtcatcggcaaacctccaagtttttctttcttctccatggattttaatacctactccgaatttttcttttgtttcctttactgcttgctcaatatacaaattgaataatattggggagaggctaaaaccctgtctcactcccttcccaaccactgcttccctttcatgcccctcgactcttatcactgccatctggtttctgtacaaattgtaaatagcctttcgctccctgtattttacccctgccatctttagaatttgaaagagtattccagtcaacattgttaaaagctttctctaagtctagaaatgctagaaacgtaggtttgcctttccttaatctttcttctaagaaaagtcgtaaggtcagtattgcctcacgtgttccagtatttctacagaatccaaa
This region includes:
- the LOC126475362 gene encoding alpha-ketoglutarate-dependent dioxygenase alkB homolog 4-like; the protein is MEKPRPCGCKGIRTCLICEREFGIPKKDFKSPKGCKSYIYCAFCNKAWEDSCMKDYKTHSAHEGDSIEFPGIYIQLDFLTPEEEAILINGIDEMPWDLSQSGRRKQNFGPKCNFKKKRLQLSVFNGFPEFTKFVQERFETVPLLSGYKTIEQCSLEYDPIRGASIDPHIDDCWIWGERIVTVNLLSDSMLTFTKYRGDIKRYNLCCAFEYRPVVLGPLDCCEQEDCVVRVPMPRRSLLVIYGPARYGWEHCVLREDISERRVCIAYREFTPPYLKGGQHEEKGSEILNAANNFWDHRIMSQEL